A DNA window from Fibrobacterota bacterium contains the following coding sequences:
- a CDS encoding LysR family transcriptional regulator: MNIRDLQYFAAVAELRHFRKAAEKCFVSQPTLSGQLRKLEEELGLSLFERQPKGVRLTAAGENLLPFARAILDQSDRMAQAARALKDPRTGPLHLGVIPTLAPYLMPALVPFTHRLYPKVELFLSELRTSDLLQALEDGRVEAAVLATPVESAHFESEPVFTEPFCLAVHEKHPLARKHSLSVDDLAGQTLYLLEDGHCLKDQALEVCATAGAHEHPHFRGTSLETLRQMIGSGNGTTLMPWLAAQVPLGSAGSVRYLPFRDPKPHRNIAVAWRKGGFRSALLRDWARALAKHLGAK, from the coding sequence GTGAACATCCGCGACTTGCAATACTTCGCGGCCGTTGCCGAGCTTCGCCATTTCCGCAAGGCCGCCGAGAAGTGCTTCGTTTCCCAACCCACCTTGAGCGGCCAACTCCGCAAGCTGGAAGAGGAGCTGGGCCTTTCCCTATTCGAACGGCAGCCTAAGGGCGTTCGCCTCACCGCGGCCGGGGAAAACCTGCTCCCCTTCGCGCGCGCCATCCTCGATCAGTCCGATCGCATGGCCCAAGCCGCGCGGGCATTGAAGGATCCGCGAACCGGCCCCCTGCACCTGGGCGTCATCCCGACCTTGGCCCCGTACCTGATGCCGGCCTTGGTCCCCTTTACCCATCGGCTCTATCCCAAGGTGGAATTGTTCCTTTCCGAGCTGCGCACGAGCGATTTGTTGCAGGCGTTGGAGGACGGCCGGGTCGAAGCGGCGGTGCTCGCCACGCCGGTGGAAAGCGCGCATTTCGAATCCGAGCCCGTCTTCACGGAACCGTTCTGCCTGGCGGTGCATGAGAAGCATCCTTTGGCGCGTAAGCACAGCTTGAGCGTGGATGATCTGGCCGGCCAGACCTTGTACTTGCTGGAAGACGGGCATTGCCTCAAGGACCAGGCCTTGGAGGTTTGCGCGACAGCGGGCGCGCATGAGCATCCCCACTTCCGCGGCACGAGCCTGGAAACCTTGCGCCAGATGATCGGGTCGGGGAACGGGACCACCTTGATGCCTTGGCTAGCCGCGCAAGTGCCGTTGGGGTCCGCGGGGAGCGTCAGGTACCTTCCCTTCCGGGATCCGAAACCGCATCGGAACATCGCCGTGGCTTGGCGAAAGGGCGGATTCCGATCGGCCCTGCTGCGCGATTGGGCGCGGGCGTTGGCGAAGCATTTGGGCGCTAAATAG